In Candidatus Aegiribacteria sp., the following are encoded in one genomic region:
- a CDS encoding tetratricopeptide repeat protein: MKNHELIRMFLLILALVIGMLSACGETSSSSTSEHMEQGIEFARQGELDSAVAEFLEVLRLDPEHAEAHGRLGYIYSQQDRIDEAIEEYEEAIRIDPDNAHVHNALGGIYSDRNSYDEAIAEFEETIRIDPDYAEAHYNLGVIYAAQDRLSEAVSKYEEAIRINSDYAEAYYNLGAAYSRQGRYDEAGIELEEAIRINPDYAEAHYNLGIIYAGQGLIDEAITEMETYLLLEPDASNSEAVEEALIQLRAYQGE; encoded by the coding sequence ATGAAGAATCATGAACTGATTCGTATGTTTCTGCTGATACTGGCATTGGTGATTGGAATGCTCTCTGCATGCGGGGAAACTTCTTCCTCTTCGACCAGCGAGCACATGGAGCAGGGAATCGAATTCGCCCGGCAGGGAGAACTGGATAGTGCCGTTGCAGAATTTCTGGAAGTTCTCAGGCTTGATCCGGAACATGCAGAAGCACACGGTCGTCTTGGGTATATCTACTCACAGCAGGATCGGATAGATGAGGCAATTGAAGAATATGAAGAAGCTATTCGTATCGATCCTGATAATGCTCATGTGCACAATGCACTGGGAGGCATATACAGCGACAGAAACAGCTATGATGAGGCGATTGCCGAATTTGAGGAGACAATAAGGATCGATCCGGATTATGCGGAAGCTCACTATAATCTCGGAGTCATCTATGCCGCACAGGATCGTCTCAGTGAGGCTGTCTCCAAATACGAAGAAGCAATAAGAATAAATTCTGATTATGCAGAGGCATACTACAATCTTGGTGCTGCCTACTCCCGGCAGGGTCGATATGATGAAGCCGGCATAGAGTTGGAGGAAGCAATCAGGATCAATCCCGATTATGCGGAGGCTCATTACAATCTGGGGATCATCTATGCAGGTCAGGGATTGATCGATGAAGCTATCACCGAGATGGAGACGTATCTGCTGCTCGAACCTGACGCTTCAAACAGTGAAGCGGTGGAAGAGGCGCTCATTCAACTCAGAGCGTACCAGGGTGAGTAA